A genomic window from Streptomyces sp. NBC_00234 includes:
- a CDS encoding DNA gyrase/topoisomerase IV subunit A translates to MARRSTKTPPPDDFEERILDIDVVDEMQGSFLEYAYSVIYSRALPDARDGMKPVHRRIVSQMNEMGLRPDRGYVKCARVVGEVMGKLHPHGDASIYDALVRMAQPFSMRLPLVDGHGNFGSLGNDDPPAAMRYTECRMADATSLMTESIDEDTVDYQSNYDGQEREPVVLPAAYPNLLVNGTTGIAVGMATNMPPHNLGEVIAAARHLIRHPGADLETLMRFVPGPDLPTGGRIVGLGGIKDAYAAGRGTFKIRATVAVEDVTARRKGLVVTELPFTVGPEKVIAKIKDLVSAKKLQGIADVKDLTDRSHGLRLVIEVKNGFVPEAVLEQLYKLTPMEESFGINNVALVDGQPLTLGLKELLEVYLDHRFEVVRRRSEFRRTKRRDRLHLVEGLLVALVDIDEVIRLIRDSDNSAQAKERLMERFSLSEIQTQYILDTPLRRLTRFDRIELESERDRLNAEIEQLSAILDSDAELRKLVSGELAAVAKKFGTDRRTVLLESAGSQVASVPLEVADDPCQVLLSSTGLLARTANADPIVIGEDAKRTKHDVIVSAVPATARGDVGAVTSTGRLLRLAVIDLPRLPDTHAAPNLSGGAPVSEFLSLETDEELICLTTLDEASPGLAIGTLQGVVKRVVPDYPANKDELEVITLKDGDRIVGAAELRTGEEDLVFITSDAQLLRYPAAQVRPQGRPAGGMAGVKLAAGAEVLSFTAVDPAADAVVFTVAGSHGTLDDSELTSKLTPFDQYPRKGRATGGVRCQRFLKGEDVLVFAWAGAVPARAAQKNGTPAQLPEPDPRRDGSGTPLASPVAVIAGPV, encoded by the coding sequence ATGGCCCGCCGCAGCACGAAGACCCCGCCGCCGGACGACTTCGAGGAGAGGATCCTCGATATCGACGTCGTCGACGAAATGCAGGGCTCCTTCCTCGAGTACGCCTACTCGGTGATCTACTCCAGGGCCCTGCCCGACGCCCGCGACGGCATGAAGCCGGTGCACCGCCGCATCGTGTCCCAGATGAACGAGATGGGGCTGCGCCCCGACCGCGGCTACGTGAAGTGCGCCCGTGTCGTCGGCGAAGTCATGGGCAAGCTGCACCCGCACGGCGACGCGTCGATCTACGACGCGCTGGTGCGTATGGCGCAGCCGTTCTCGATGCGCCTGCCGCTCGTCGACGGACACGGCAACTTCGGCTCGCTCGGCAACGACGACCCGCCGGCCGCCATGCGGTACACCGAGTGCCGGATGGCCGACGCCACGTCGCTGATGACGGAGTCGATCGACGAGGACACCGTCGACTACCAGTCGAACTACGACGGCCAGGAGCGGGAGCCGGTCGTTCTCCCCGCGGCCTACCCGAACCTCCTGGTCAACGGCACGACCGGGATCGCGGTCGGCATGGCGACCAACATGCCGCCGCACAACCTGGGCGAGGTCATCGCCGCCGCCCGCCACCTCATCAGGCACCCGGGCGCGGACCTGGAGACCCTGATGCGGTTCGTCCCGGGTCCGGACCTGCCGACCGGTGGCCGGATCGTCGGCCTCGGCGGGATCAAGGACGCCTACGCGGCAGGCCGCGGCACGTTCAAGATCCGCGCCACGGTCGCCGTGGAGGACGTGACGGCCCGCCGCAAGGGCCTCGTCGTCACCGAACTGCCCTTCACCGTCGGCCCGGAGAAGGTGATCGCCAAGATCAAGGACCTGGTCTCGGCGAAGAAGCTCCAGGGCATCGCGGACGTCAAGGACCTCACCGACCGCTCGCACGGCCTGCGTCTGGTCATCGAGGTCAAGAACGGCTTCGTGCCGGAGGCGGTGCTCGAACAGCTCTACAAGCTGACGCCGATGGAGGAGTCCTTCGGCATCAACAACGTGGCGCTGGTCGACGGCCAGCCGCTCACCCTGGGGCTCAAGGAGCTCCTGGAGGTCTACCTCGACCACCGCTTCGAGGTGGTGCGCCGACGCAGCGAGTTCCGCCGCACCAAGCGCCGCGACCGGCTTCACCTGGTCGAGGGACTGCTCGTCGCGCTGGTCGACATCGACGAGGTCATCCGTCTCATCCGGGACAGTGACAACTCGGCGCAGGCGAAGGAGCGGCTCATGGAGCGCTTCTCGCTGAGCGAGATCCAGACGCAGTACATCCTGGACACCCCCCTGCGCAGGCTCACCCGGTTCGACCGGATCGAGCTGGAGAGCGAGCGCGACCGGCTCAACGCCGAGATCGAGCAGCTGTCCGCGATCCTCGACTCGGACGCGGAGCTGCGCAAGCTCGTCTCCGGCGAACTGGCCGCGGTGGCGAAGAAGTTCGGCACGGACCGCCGCACGGTGCTTCTGGAGTCTGCGGGTTCGCAGGTCGCTTCGGTGCCGCTGGAGGTCGCGGACGACCCGTGCCAGGTGCTGCTCTCCTCCACCGGACTGCTCGCCCGTACGGCCAACGCCGACCCGATCGTCATCGGCGAGGACGCGAAGCGCACCAAGCACGACGTGATCGTGTCGGCCGTCCCCGCGACGGCGCGCGGCGACGTGGGCGCGGTCACCTCGACCGGCCGGCTGCTGCGGCTGGCGGTGATCGATCTGCCGCGGCTCCCGGACACGCATGCGGCCCCCAACCTGTCGGGAGGGGCGCCGGTCTCGGAGTTCCTCTCGCTGGAGACGGACGAGGAGCTGATCTGTCTCACCACGCTGGACGAGGCGTCGCCCGGTCTGGCGATCGGCACCCTGCAGGGGGTGGTGAAACGCGTGGTGCCCGACTACCCGGCCAACAAGGACGAGTTGGAGGTCATCACGCTCAAGGACGGTGACCGGATCGTCGGAGCGGCCGAGCTGCGTACGGGTGAGGAGGACCTGGTCTTCATCACGTCCGATGCCCAGCTGCTGCGCTATCCGGCGGCTCAGGTGCGGCCCCAGGGCCGCCCGGCCGGCGGGATGGCGGGCGTCAAGCTCGCGGCGGGGGCCGAGGTGCTCTCGTTCACCGCGGTGGACCCGGCGGCGGACGCGGTGGTGTTCACGGTGGCGGGCTCGCACGGCACGCTGGACGACTCCGAGCTGACGTCGAAGCTCACCCCGTTCGATCAGTACCCGCGCAAGGGCCGGGCCACCGGCGGCGTGCGCTGCCAGCGCTTCCTCAAGGGCGAGGACGTCCTCGTCTTCGCCTGGGCGGGCGCGGTCCCGGCCCGGGCGGCGCAGAAGAACGGAACACCGGCGCAGCTGCCCGAACCGGACCCGCGCCGTGACGGCTCGGGCACCCCGCTGGCAAGCCCTGTCGCGGTGATCGCCGGCCCCGTGTAG
- a CDS encoding CobW family GTP-binding protein → MTPPRTPQIPVIVLAGFLGSGKTTLLNHLLQHRAGNRIGVVVNDFGAIEIDAMTVAGQVGSTVSLGNGCLCCAVDASELDTYLDTLARPAARLDVIVIEASGLAEPQELVRMLLASDNPRIRYGGLVEVVDAAEFDRTRDRHPEIDRHLAVADLVVLNKTDRVGDAEHARLREAVAAAGSRAAVVSAAYGRIDPGLLFDPVLRPDEDEKARQLTFEDLFLEEREAQAGEEHTGHLHTAYESVSFTADVPLDPRRLMSFLDSRPEGLYRIKGFADFGAGDPDNRYALHAVGRFLRFVPQPWGRDEGRLSQLVLIGSGIDAEALHKELSDCRASDAPAAEGDAAQDATHDPERSMWGVLRYVRQPDDDTP, encoded by the coding sequence TTGACCCCGCCCCGCACCCCGCAGATCCCGGTCATCGTCCTGGCGGGCTTCCTGGGCTCCGGAAAGACGACACTGCTCAACCACCTCCTCCAGCACCGCGCGGGCAACCGGATCGGTGTCGTCGTCAATGACTTCGGTGCCATCGAGATCGACGCCATGACCGTCGCGGGGCAGGTCGGCTCGACGGTCTCGCTGGGCAACGGCTGTCTGTGCTGCGCCGTCGACGCGAGCGAACTCGACACCTACCTGGACACCCTGGCCAGGCCCGCCGCCCGCCTCGATGTGATCGTCATCGAGGCGAGCGGTCTCGCCGAACCCCAGGAGCTCGTCCGCATGCTCCTGGCCAGCGACAACCCGCGCATCCGGTACGGGGGACTGGTCGAGGTCGTCGACGCGGCCGAATTCGACCGCACCCGGGACCGCCATCCGGAGATCGACCGCCATCTCGCGGTCGCCGACCTCGTCGTGCTGAACAAGACGGACCGGGTGGGCGACGCGGAACACGCGAGGCTGCGCGAGGCCGTCGCCGCGGCGGGCAGCCGGGCGGCCGTCGTCTCCGCCGCGTACGGACGGATCGATCCCGGACTGCTCTTCGACCCCGTCCTGCGGCCCGACGAGGACGAGAAGGCCCGTCAGCTCACCTTCGAGGACCTGTTCCTGGAGGAGCGGGAGGCGCAGGCCGGGGAGGAGCACACGGGGCATCTCCACACGGCGTACGAGAGCGTCTCCTTCACCGCCGACGTCCCTCTGGACCCCCGCCGTCTGATGAGCTTTCTCGATTCCAGGCCCGAGGGGCTCTACCGGATCAAGGGCTTCGCCGATTTCGGCGCGGGGGACCCGGACAACCGGTACGCCCTGCACGCGGTCGGCCGCTTCCTGCGCTTCGTTCCGCAGCCGTGGGGGCGGGACGAGGGGCGGCTCAGCCAACTCGTGCTGATCGGTTCGGGTATCGACGCGGAGGCGCTGCACAAGGAACTCTCCGACTGCCGCGCGAGCGACGCGCCCGCAGCGGAGGGGGATGCCGCGCAGGACGCCACCCATGATCCGGAGCGGAGCATGTGGGGCGTCCTGCGGTACGTGCGACAGCCGGACGACGACACTCCCTAG
- a CDS encoding GntR family transcriptional regulator produces the protein MRIPAHSVCTAIRDDIVSGVFDRGSRLTEELLARRYGVSRVPVREALRTLESEGFVVTRRHAGACVAEPTEREAADLLEIRMLLEPLGAARAAQRRTEAHLKVLRGLVRLGQERVRRGEGEDLRSLGGWFHETLAQASGSPGLIALLTQLRHKIAWMYAVEQPARPAESWAEHGAIVDAVARGDADRARALAVQHAERAAAAHRLRRPDGPDGQKRSPAPPRVSTSQHAVNTAGVRH, from the coding sequence ATGCGCATTCCCGCGCATTCGGTATGCACGGCAATCCGTGACGACATCGTCTCCGGTGTCTTCGATCGCGGCAGCCGCCTCACCGAGGAGTTGCTCGCGCGTCGATACGGGGTCTCGCGCGTCCCGGTGCGCGAGGCCCTGCGCACGCTGGAGTCCGAGGGGTTCGTCGTGACGCGCCGGCATGCCGGCGCCTGCGTGGCCGAGCCCACCGAGCGGGAGGCCGCCGATCTCCTGGAGATCCGGATGCTGCTGGAGCCGCTGGGTGCGGCGCGGGCGGCGCAGCGGCGCACCGAGGCGCACCTCAAGGTGCTGCGCGGCCTGGTCAGGCTGGGGCAGGAGCGGGTACGCCGGGGCGAGGGGGAGGACCTGCGCTCGCTGGGCGGGTGGTTCCACGAGACGCTCGCGCAGGCTTCGGGCAGCCCCGGTCTCATCGCGCTGCTCACCCAGCTCCGGCACAAGATCGCCTGGATGTACGCCGTGGAGCAGCCCGCGCGTCCCGCGGAGTCCTGGGCCGAGCACGGCGCGATCGTGGACGCGGTCGCCCGCGGTGACGCGGACCGGGCGAGGGCGCTGGCCGTCCAGCACGCCGAGCGGGCCGCCGCCGCCCACCGGCTGCGCCGTCCGGACGGGCCGGACGGTCAGAAGCGCAGCCCCGCGCCGCCCCGGGTGAGCACTTCGCAACATGCCGTAAACACCGCGGGCGTCCGTCATTAA
- a CDS encoding M23 family metallopeptidase — translation MAFTRATGKHRAPSRLTRKSVRVAGIAALATTGVIGGMASPALAADEARTVSDTGLTQAVAIDGTLADQIAAQAKAQEQQAEAAAKAKAKAKAEAKAKAEAKAKAKAEAKRKAEARAKEIREAEARAARAAERKRLNSFHLPVAGSYVTTGYKSSGSLWSSGSHSGVDFRAASGSSVVAVGAGTVVTAGWGGAYGNNIVLRMADGTYTQYGHLSSIGVSVGQSVTSGQQIGLSGSTGNSTGPHLHFEARTTPEYGSDMDPVAYLRSHGLNV, via the coding sequence ATGGCGTTCACCCGTGCCACCGGGAAGCACCGTGCCCCGAGCCGCCTGACGCGCAAGAGCGTCCGGGTCGCCGGCATCGCGGCTCTGGCCACCACCGGCGTCATCGGCGGGATGGCCTCTCCGGCCCTCGCCGCGGACGAGGCCCGTACCGTCAGCGACACCGGCCTCACCCAGGCCGTCGCCATCGACGGAACCCTCGCCGACCAGATAGCCGCCCAGGCGAAGGCCCAGGAGCAGCAGGCCGAGGCCGCCGCCAAGGCAAAGGCCAAGGCGAAGGCGGAAGCCAAGGCGAAGGCGGAGGCCAAGGCCAAGGCGAAGGCCGAGGCGAAGCGCAAGGCCGAGGCCCGCGCCAAGGAGATCCGTGAGGCCGAGGCCCGCGCCGCCCGTGCGGCCGAACGCAAGCGGCTGAACTCGTTCCACCTTCCCGTCGCCGGTTCGTACGTCACCACCGGCTACAAGTCCAGCGGCTCCCTGTGGTCCTCGGGCAGTCACTCGGGTGTGGACTTCCGTGCCGCGTCCGGCTCCTCCGTCGTCGCCGTCGGCGCCGGCACGGTCGTCACGGCCGGCTGGGGCGGCGCGTACGGCAACAACATCGTGCTCCGGATGGCGGACGGCACGTACACCCAGTACGGCCACCTCTCCTCGATCGGCGTCTCCGTCGGCCAGAGCGTCACGTCCGGGCAGCAGATAGGTCTCTCCGGCTCGACCGGCAACTCCACCGGGCCGCACCTGCACTTCGAGGCCCGGACCACTCCGGAGTACGGCTCCGACATGGACCCCGTCGCGTACCTGCGCTCGCACGGTCTGAACGTCTGA
- a CDS encoding M16 family metallopeptidase, with the protein MEYHPQPTAGVARPWAFPAPERGALPNGLTVLRCHRPGQQVVAVEIFLDAPLDAEPEGLDGVATIMARALSEGTDKRSAEEFAAELERCGATLDAHADHPGVRVSLEVPVSRLAKALGLVAEALRAPAFSESEIERLVANRLDEIPHEQANPARRAAKQLSKELFPATARMSRPRQGTEETVERIDAAAVRAFYDAHLRPSTATAVIVGDLTGVDVDALLADTVGDWSGNAAEPRPVPPITADDRGRVVIVDRPGAVQTQLLIGRIGADRHDSVWPAQVLGTYCLGGTLTSRLDRVLREEKGYTYGVRAFGQVLRSTAPGSSSGRTGAAMLAISGSVDTESTGPALEDLWKVLRTLAAEGLTDAERETAVQNLVGVAPLKFETAASVAGTLADQVEQHLPDDYQAQLYARLAETGTVEATAAVVNAFPVDRLVTVLVGDASQIADPVRALDIGEVSVVSG; encoded by the coding sequence ATGGAGTACCACCCGCAGCCGACCGCGGGCGTGGCCAGGCCCTGGGCCTTCCCCGCACCCGAGCGGGGCGCCCTGCCCAATGGCCTCACCGTGCTGCGCTGCCACCGCCCCGGCCAGCAGGTCGTCGCGGTGGAGATCTTTCTGGACGCGCCGCTGGACGCGGAGCCCGAGGGCCTCGACGGCGTGGCCACGATCATGGCGCGCGCCCTGTCCGAGGGTACGGACAAGCGGTCCGCCGAGGAGTTCGCCGCCGAGCTGGAGCGCTGCGGCGCGACGCTCGACGCGCACGCCGACCACCCCGGTGTCCGGGTCTCCCTGGAGGTCCCGGTCTCCCGGCTGGCCAAGGCGCTCGGTCTGGTCGCCGAAGCGCTGCGGGCGCCCGCCTTCTCCGAGAGCGAGATCGAGCGGCTCGTGGCCAACCGCCTCGACGAGATCCCGCACGAGCAGGCCAACCCCGCCCGCCGGGCGGCCAAGCAGCTCTCCAAGGAGCTCTTCCCCGCCACGGCACGGATGTCGCGTCCGAGGCAGGGCACCGAGGAGACGGTGGAGCGGATCGACGCGGCGGCCGTGCGCGCCTTCTACGACGCACACCTCCGTCCGTCCACCGCGACGGCGGTCATCGTCGGCGACCTCACGGGGGTCGACGTGGACGCGCTCCTCGCCGACACCGTCGGCGACTGGTCGGGCAACGCGGCGGAGCCCCGCCCGGTCCCGCCCATCACCGCCGACGACCGCGGCCGGGTGGTGATCGTGGACCGTCCCGGCGCGGTGCAGACGCAGCTGCTGATCGGCCGCATCGGCGCCGACCGGCACGACAGCGTCTGGCCGGCGCAGGTCCTCGGCACGTACTGCCTGGGCGGCACCCTCACCTCGCGCCTGGACCGCGTGCTGCGCGAGGAGAAGGGCTACACCTACGGGGTACGCGCCTTCGGTCAGGTGCTGCGTTCCACGGCTCCGGGCTCCTCGTCCGGGCGTACCGGAGCGGCGATGCTCGCCATCAGCGGCTCGGTGGACACGGAGTCCACGGGACCGGCGCTGGAGGACCTGTGGAAGGTCCTGCGGACCCTGGCGGCCGAGGGGCTCACCGACGCCGAGCGCGAGACGGCCGTGCAGAACCTCGTGGGCGTCGCCCCGCTGAAGTTCGAGACGGCGGCGTCCGTGGCGGGCACCCTCGCCGACCAGGTCGAGCAGCACCTTCCGGACGACTACCAGGCCCAGCTGTACGCGCGTCTGGCCGAGACGGGCACCGTCGAGGCGACGGCCGCGGTGGTCAACGCGTTCCCCGTGGACCGGCTGGTCACGGTGCTCGTAGGTGACGCCTCACAGATCGCGGACCCCGTCCGCGCCCTGGACATCGGCGAGGTGTCGGTCGTCAGCGGCTGA
- a CDS encoding HPr family phosphocarrier protein, translated as MAERRVNVGWAEGLHARPASIFVRAATASGVPVTIAKADGNPVNAASMLAVLGLGATGGEEIVLASEADNAEAALDRLAKLVAEGLEELPETV; from the coding sequence ATGGCTGAGCGCCGCGTCAACGTCGGTTGGGCCGAGGGCCTGCACGCCCGCCCCGCTTCCATCTTCGTCCGTGCCGCCACGGCCTCCGGCGTCCCCGTGACGATCGCCAAGGCCGACGGCAACCCGGTGAACGCCGCCTCCATGCTCGCGGTGCTCGGCCTGGGCGCCACCGGCGGCGAGGAGATCGTGCTCGCGTCCGAGGCGGACAACGCCGAAGCCGCCCTGGACCGCCTGGCCAAGCTGGTCGCCGAGGGTCTCGAGGAGCTCCCCGAGACCGTCTGA
- a CDS encoding M16 family metallopeptidase, translating into MPMGHTATAQAGSGGRTATEHRLANGLRVVLSEDHLTPVAAVCLWYDVGSRHEVKGRTGLAHLFEHLMFQGSGQVKGNGHFELVQGAGGSLNGTTSFERTNYFEVMPTHQLELALWLEADRMGSLLAALDEESMENQRDVVKNERRQRYDNVPYGTAFEKLTALAYPEGHPYHHTPIGSMADLDAATLEDARTFFRTYYAPNNAVLSVVGDIDPEETLAWVEKYFGSIPSHDGKQPPRDGSLPGIIGEQLREVVHAEVPARALMAAYRLPHDGLPECDAADLALTVLGGGESSRLHNRLVRRDRTAVAAGFGLLRLSGAPSLGWLDVKTSGGVEVPQIEAAVDEELARFAAEGPTPEEMERAQAQLEREWLDRLGTVEGRADELCRYAVLFGDPQLALTAVQRVLEVTPEQVQEAAKAWLRPDNRAVLVYEPLESPDDADADEAGTDTHEGAEQ; encoded by the coding sequence ATGCCCATGGGTCACACGGCCACAGCTCAGGCCGGCTCCGGCGGCAGAACAGCGACCGAGCACCGCCTGGCCAACGGCCTGCGTGTGGTGCTCTCCGAGGACCATCTGACCCCGGTCGCCGCGGTCTGTCTCTGGTACGACGTCGGTTCGCGCCACGAGGTCAAGGGGCGTACCGGCCTGGCTCACCTCTTCGAGCACCTGATGTTCCAGGGCTCGGGCCAGGTCAAGGGGAACGGGCACTTCGAGCTCGTACAGGGAGCCGGCGGTTCGCTGAACGGCACGACCAGTTTCGAGCGGACCAACTACTTCGAGGTCATGCCCACGCACCAGCTGGAGCTCGCGCTCTGGCTGGAGGCCGACCGCATGGGCTCGCTCCTCGCCGCGCTCGACGAGGAGTCCATGGAGAACCAGCGCGACGTCGTGAAGAACGAGCGTCGCCAGCGGTACGACAACGTTCCGTACGGCACGGCCTTCGAGAAGCTGACGGCTCTCGCCTACCCGGAGGGCCACCCGTACCACCACACCCCGATCGGCTCGATGGCCGACCTGGACGCCGCGACCCTGGAGGACGCGCGTACGTTCTTCCGTACGTACTACGCGCCCAACAACGCGGTGCTCTCGGTGGTCGGTGACATCGACCCGGAGGAGACCCTCGCCTGGGTCGAGAAGTACTTCGGTTCCATCCCGTCCCACGACGGGAAGCAGCCGCCGCGCGACGGCAGTCTGCCCGGGATCATCGGTGAGCAGCTGCGCGAAGTGGTCCACGCGGAGGTCCCGGCGCGCGCGCTGATGGCCGCCTACCGGCTGCCGCACGACGGCCTGCCGGAGTGCGACGCGGCGGACCTGGCACTGACCGTGCTCGGCGGCGGCGAGTCCTCCCGCCTGCACAACCGGCTGGTCCGCCGCGACCGTACGGCGGTGGCCGCCGGGTTCGGGCTGCTGAGGCTGTCCGGAGCGCCCTCGCTCGGCTGGCTGGACGTCAAGACGTCCGGTGGTGTCGAGGTGCCGCAGATCGAGGCCGCGGTCGACGAGGAGCTGGCCAGGTTCGCCGCCGAGGGCCCCACGCCCGAGGAAATGGAGCGGGCCCAGGCGCAGTTGGAGCGCGAGTGGCTGGACCGGCTCGGCACGGTCGAGGGCCGCGCCGACGAACTGTGCCGGTACGCCGTGCTGTTCGGCGACCCCCAGCTGGCCCTCACGGCCGTGCAGCGGGTGCTGGAGGTCACCCCCGAGCAGGTCCAGGAAGCCGCCAAGGCATGGCTGCGCCCCGACAACCGGGCGGTACTGGTCTACGAACCGCTCGAATCGCCGGACGACGCCGATGCCGACGAGGCCGGCACCGACACGCACGAGGGGGCGGAGCAGTGA